From the genome of Solanum stenotomum isolate F172 chromosome 5, ASM1918654v1, whole genome shotgun sequence:
aataaataatagaaaaaacatTACATAATAATCAGAAAATCTAGAACAACGATACAATAATGCGAGAATAGTACTAATAATAATAGAACTCAAAACACaagaaataacataataatagaaataaaaaatataataaaaaagggAAACTTTCGCATATAACCActcaaaaatagtttaattacgcttcatagttatagtttgctaattacgatttgtagctacatgttatggagaggagagtggcgagcgagattgggagagggaggagagaggcgagcgagagagggcaataatttgtataattcacatctcgtttgtataattcacaggtacgtttgtataattcgcgtgtttttgtataattgagtaatataaagtctggaattatataaatatgataaaacacaaaataatgaattgatacaaacataaacatattaattttaaacagttatacaaatatatgatacaaattacattatataaattatattatacaaaattaaaaaatctacacgtttatacaaactttaaaaagttatacacaaaaagattgaatgtatatggtaataaaactgaaaaaccaaaggaaatcatcgtcatatacaaatacaaactattgtatacaaatacaaatcaaaagaagaattattagttgcgaattatacaaatgtgtcgaattatacaaacatgactaattatacaaactcgaagtcaacCCACGTAATTAATGGTTAATGTTAGTCATGaatggtaattatagcaaattATAACTATGATaactaattaagtagtataaatttatttaactgcgtaattttccaaaaaaaaaaaaacttttcatgaaagttgAATATCCAATCATTCTTCACCATTAAAATGAgggagaaaatgagaaaaaaatattaaagacaAAAGTACACGTTGTTAAAGATATGGACGGTGCATATTTAGAAGGCGTAAGCGGTTAcgtcaaaattaatttatttatgtatagtagatgttaaatttatatttttttatatttatttatatacttttttttaatgaattcaaataatttgaattttaatataaattgaaataaagcaCTCTATTCAAATTAATCAGACTTCAATTAAATGTCAATGGTTGAAAAGATAATacactttatttaaatattttttatactcgGAACtcgaaattaaaaaataaataaatattacacgACAAAATATCCATAgccatgcaaaaaaaaaaattaaaaacgaAAACGTGGACAATTTGGTCACATATCCtatcaattttttcttaaaaaaaaataaaaaaatcaatagttaTTCTTGCACTGTGAAACTCGTTTTAATTTACACAGAAAATTCAATCATTGATACTTGAAAACTACTCAGGATTTATCACCAACAAACAATTTTATAGATTTTGAATgattttaaatacatttttgtcatattatttgataagatttcaTAATGATGATGTTCGTTATCTGATCATACAGCTGGAATATTTTCGTATAATTAGATGTTAAAAAAAGGAGTAATAATCAAACATTACTATTTGTCGTGTTTCATGACCAAATTaattgttttcatttttctagATTTAAGTAATACAACTTACTAAGATAATTAAAAACATTATTTAAACTACTATAAGTTATATATTAGTAACGGGTaaccataaaattattttcatgcaCTAACAACGTAAAAGTTATTTTCACAATTAGATCACTACAAAAGTATTAAAGTTATTTTCgtatatatatcatgtatatGTTTGTGTATATCAATTGAAAATCTGTATATGATCTACAAATATACATGATATGTATATGTAATATACATTGTCGAGGTAATGTTTTCCAGATCGATTTAGGTCTAAATTTCGATTCTATACTCATCGAAATCTCCGGCAATGCTCCTTAACGTTTATATATAGCCTCGTGCTCCCGGTGATTCCTAACCACACCCACTTAAAAAACtattcaaaatcttcaatttcgagtttaattgtgatttcaagATCAAAAATCGAGTTTAATTTTACATTTGGGCTTTTCATATTGACTTTTTTTCAAGAAGCCCTACTATTGTAAATGGGTTAGGCCCCATTCATATGCAAAATCTAGTTGTGTTGTATCCCACCATAAAATTGTTTTCATGAAGTAATAGTGTAAAAGTTGTTTACATAgttaattagtaattaatatgtgattaaaagtaattatatcaattAGAATTGAATGGTAACGAAAAAAATAGGAAGTAATTTGGTATAACATGTTAAATTATAAGGATGGATTTAAATAATATGTGGTGTTTTCGATagggagaaaaatatttttcaattttctcaagtTCGATTGGTCAAGTTTCTCAGAAAATAATATGTGGTCATGTTCTttaaagatgaagaaaatgacTTCTCTAGTGAAAGTAGGGAAAACAAATTTGACAAATGGCATTCACGTTGATTGTGTCTACCCCACCCTCCAATAGACTTCACCGCGATGATGCTATTATTGATCGTTTTCAAAATCTTGATTAAGATAATGTacttttgttatattattaccacattaatgaatttcaaaaatactaAAGTTTGTGCTTTGCTatcataattattaaatttttttaagaattattttatgaatattaaaCTGACCTCGTgattcaccaaaaaaaaatatccttgttgaacaataaaaaataatgaaataaacaaatcaaaaaGTGAATATTCAAAGCATTAGAGATTCATAGTTAACAAGAAAATCCATAGAAATAATCCCCCCTATAAAATCTTAGTACTTTCcgtttaatttattaatttttttacctataTATTCCACTTCATTACACAATATACAATTCCTCCACTTCCTAAGTCCAATATTGTcttatagtacaaaaaatataaaaaatgaagaacaacACTATGAGTTCCATTTCTTCTCATGATTCacaaaatgacataaattgTTATCGTGTTTATGTCTCGTTCTGTGGGAAAAATTGTAGTACTGATCCTAATGATAACATGTCGAATTGGATATCATGTTACTACCCTTCAACGAATTCATGGAATACTTATGTCACATCGATTCCAGGTCTTCTGGAGAATCACGTCCTCAAGGATTTCGCGATGATGGTTATTGGTGAGGAAATTTTTGTAATTGGAGGACGACAATGTTACAAGGATGTAATTGGTAGTTCGGAAACTAATAACGTTCACGAAATTGATATAGAAATTCTTCCTTCGGTCCTTAAGTACAATGTTGGTAAAGATTGTTGGACTAAATGTGCacctttagaaactccaaggttTAATTTTGCATGTATGACTTCTAAAGAGGGCAAAATCTATGTAGCTGGTGGACAAACAACATTTGATGGTGCTAAGGGTACCTCTTTGGCTGAGGTTTATGATCCTATCCAAGATGAATGGAAACAACTACCTAACATGAGCACCACTAGGTACGATTGAAGTGTGTGACTATCTCGTCAAATGATTTAAGTTGTTACGAACTGACTATATTTTTAGTTACTTGTGTTATATTTTGACTCAAAACACTCCTTGTATAGACCTAATTTTTTTGATACACCAAATGGAATACTATTTGGAGTTTCACTACACAACATGTCTAAGTTCTAACAAAGACCATAACAAAAACCAATATaatctttcattattttttttacaaattttagcCAGTATAATCATTCCATAATATGTGTATATACATTATCAacaatgtatatatagtatacaaTCATTATATATACTTGTTATACAATGAGTATACATGCACCACGATGGTTACAAATGGTACTTAATTATCGCTAGGTGAGTGAAAATCTTGATATCATGCATGTTGAATTGCGTAACCATCTTATCAAAAAGattattattaaaaagattACTTGATTAAATTATGTCTTAACAGGTACAAGTGTGTTGGTGTGTCATGGCAAGAGAAATTTTATGTGATCGGGGGATTCGCCAGAAGAGAAAACACTGGCACTCATCAAGGACCCTATATTATGGAAAGAAGTTCTGCTGAGGTGTACGATCCAGAACGCGACACATGGGATTACATGGCGAGGATGTGGGACCTAGATGTGCCACCTAATCAAATAGTGAATATTGATGGGAAGCTTTATAGCTCAGGTGATTGCTTAAACACATGGAAGGGACATATTGAGTCCTATGATGGGAAACACAATTTATGGTACATAGTGGATGGTTCAAGTTCACCAATTTCTATATTAGATGACACACAATATAATTGGCCAAATTTGGAAAGAATGTTTTGCACTATGGCTCCTATAGGAACAAAGTTGTATTTTTTGGCTGGTTATAGGAATATGTTGGGTGATAATTATATATCAAGAACAAGAAGTGAAGTACATGTTTTTGAAACAACAACAAATGGGAATGGATGGAGAAGTTTAATTGAACCATTAGAGGAACAAGGGGAAAAAGAGCTTTGTAGCCATTCTTGTTTTATGAAATTGGATACTTGACTATTCATCTTGGCTTGTTTGCACTATTATTAAATAATCGtcaaaattatgaattcaattatctattatTCTTATAGAAAATAGAATTGACAATCGATACTTTGAAGGCAAATGACTTTTCTTTCAAAGCTTGTATAACTAATTAAAATTGTTTTGATTCCTAGGAAATCCACACGCTGATTTGACACCTTGCCGACATGTCTAAGCGTAATTTTGTTGGTCCttaacaaataattataatctTTAATAATAAATCTTATAAGTAGATGATGCTATAATAAAACATTCAAGTATATCATAGTGCAACGAGTAAAAGATTtggaataaatatgattttattataatttaattcaataacaagttgaattaaattaatagtCTTCTAATTTGACCTCATTTCTAAAATAGCATATATGGCTATATTGAAGTTGTTTTTAATTCGTTACTCGACACGTAATGTTCATattgaaatttcaatttttattcaaattgtTACACAagatttattatcaaaatataaaatatttcatattaaaatatttttcatactaATAATGTATATCATTAAGAATCAGTGAATCTTATTCATTTTACCACATTCTTCGATGATTATTTGGGATCAAAAGTGTTGGAGGGCTTTGGCTTGTTGTAAATTGTCAAAGCATGAAAAGAGGAGAAAGCAAATCAGAGAAATAAAAGTTGGACCCGATCACGTGACCCGACTTGCACGGGTCTCTCGTCTTTTTCTTGGTGGTCCAAATCCTCCCACTTCACTTTTTCTTCCACTCAAGTATTTATATTGGAGATCGATTAAGctgaaattatatataatatgatttgtttttagaaataatgttcttaataaaaaaaatcatatttagaaCTCGAACTAAAAATTTCTAGTTAGAGGTGGAGAAATCTTAATCATCCATCACAATCTATGTTGGTCGCGCCCTCCacttatttctttgttttttaaaaaaaaacgaaaagACTCATATATGTCATCAAATTTTGACAAAAGGTTCATCTATgataattcattaaaaattggctcatctatgtcattttcatttgagaaaaaGTTTATTCATATCAAACACTGaagttttttctcaaagttgacATATTTGaacctttttccttttaaaaaaatgattaattaatgACGTTACCGAATCATAATTGACCacgtgaaaaaatattttgcataatgaaaaatatttttagttaacaaataatggcatgaatAAGCgttttcacataaaaaaaatggcaTAGATGAGTCAAATTTTAACTAGGAATACataaatgagtatttttttaaaattcgatgacatatttgagttttttcctttaaaaaatatttttgtctacttttacatttttcaaatgtttaaaatgaaatatttctgAAAATATGACGTCTTTGTTTACACTCTTCATTTCTTTATGGGacaaaaggacaaatatactcTCGAACTATCgaaaatggtatgcagatattCTCCATTATACTTTTgagacattggtgcccctgccgtccaaaaactagtgcatgtataccctttatactgacggacatacacgtgtcataatcttatccatcgatccgacatttattaaatataggATCGACGAATAAGATTGCACCACGtatccctatttagtcttccgttagagtaaagggcatatatgctctagtttttggacgacagggacatcaatgtcccaaaaatataatgaaaggtatttgcataccatttactatagttgggggtatatttgtccttttcccCTTTCTTTTATTAAGTGAAGGCTTGAAGCAGACAGAACCATGACTTTTAAActtatcatttaaataatttttaaatcacCTTttatcatatgtttaaaataaaatatttctgaAAGATGTTTAggcatatgtttaaaaaatagaCTTCTTTAGAGCAGACTGGAAAGTAAGatggtaaaaaatatttttaattcataattttttttaagaacgcgcaaaataaaaatatgacaattaatATAGGATGAAGAGAGTAACACCGAGAAGATTTgactatttatatataaaaagggAAAACGTATGATTGTTCTTAAAAAAGATTAGCAGATACttttaatttagaaataatttaattgaatttcttatttctttttaatgaaTAATTTATACCACATAAACATCTATAATTGCATtacagttttttttaattataaaaaaacagTAGAAATCAGCCAATAATAATATGCCACGTGTCCACTAAATTAGCGTAACTTTAGCAGTTGTTTCAGTTATGGTTTCTTTGTCTGAGGGAACCAGCGAGCCACGTGTCACGATAATTTCGCTTAATATACCTTGgaagaattaaataaatttatcaacaAGGTGtggagtttaaaaaataatttcctttcTTGGATAGAGATAACTATGCATACGAGTTcgataaaattgaataaactattttttataaaggaaaaaaatttaaatatattattgaattttgagaaattgaattgTCACTCGTTAAAAGTTTaactcatttatgtcattgtcgtttgagaaaaagttcattcatatcattattttttaactccGATTTTGCAGTTGTCTCTGCTCCTTccgttatattttattttgttataatttgactaaatacatagtttataaaaaatataatcatcttttaaattttgtgatcatactttaaaaatatgtatagtgtatcaaaatattctttcaGTCTTATGGCCTTAAAATATGTGATTTGCTATTGTTTATTGAGTTGATTGAAGTTCAGCAATTTAAATTATCAGAATTGTAAAATAATGTTCTATTTTATACTTGAagaatttaattcaaattttaggCAATTATGGATGGGATGAGTTACTTAGAAAAAGAAAACGCTCcctactaaaaatatttttatatttaaaatttttaattaagaaaaaaataactttattcGCTGCATCGTATTCGTGGTTGGTGTAACACAATGCCAAAGATGATGAATAGAACCAGAAAAAGAGAGCCGATTGTCAATTTTCTGATTTTGCAGTGTGTGCCATAAAAAGACAATTTTAGAAACGACAAAGAAATATGAGAGAGATCACTCATAATAATGCACCTGTCACGATAACCTTAAACAGTACTTGGTTGGGATGCTAATTtgttattactccctccgttcctatttacttgtccatatttccttttttggttgtccctatttagttgtccattttgataaatcaagaaaggacaacaaattttttcctattatacccttatttacacttcttgaaaattgtaaaagtgtatgttgtttccctccaatttatttcactttaattcaaataagtggttgtaattttgaagttaaaagttgtcataagggtaaaattgtaacttcactgtgctaatcattgttgccttaatctgtgtgccatttctaaagtggacaactaaaaagggacggagggagtaatacatAGTTTTGTATTTGTCTCTTATTATTTATCACATTCTACTTGACTAAGGACTTATAGGCCCTAGGCATCGAGTAAAAATGGTATGTATTAAATGTACTTTTGAAAAGATTTGATGTGTAAAATGGTTTACGTGATAGAGGGGATGTGTAGTGGAGATTTGGGTACAGTATCATGGGGTAAATTGTATGTAAAATTTTAAGACTAAAACttaatgaatttgaattatatatatatatatatatatattattcttatatataAGCCATAATTGATGTGCTTCTCGTCAACGTGTCTGTAGATGATAATTTGTGATATAACTTTTTTTagaaaagataaatttaaataatgattGATGGTGCTGATGTCTAATATTGGCGGTGGTTATGGGAGAAGACCGTAGATGGTAGTTTGTGGTGGTGGTGATTAAACGAAGTGGTTAATGATAATGATGGTTGACAATAGTGATTGGAGTGGTAGTAATTTGTGGTAAATGATGATGATTGTTTGTGATGACTGGTGACGGTAATTATTGGTAGTTGTGATAATGATAGTTGATGATTGTAATTATTAATGATAGTTGATGATGGTAATGACTAACTGTGatgaacaataataataataataataataattgtgattaaaaataattttgtgatCAATAGAGGATGATAGTTGATAATAATGATAAACCGATGATGACAACTAGCAACAAAAATGAATGGAGTAGTTGAAAAATGTCTTCTATGAAAAATCCTTAAATAGATAGCGCATTAATAATATTACAGtaaatttttcttataaatCTTAATAAAGAACTTGATAAACTACGTATGTCCAGTGGTCTAAAGTttgttcttgaaaattgtaaaaggaGTTATTagaagggaaaattgtatataatagcaaactataaattcaaattaaatgctataaatatagtttgatttaattgtacctcatagcaaattATTGCTTTTTAACCTCTCTCCtagtgaatctcgctcgccactctcgttctctccctcgcctatctcattttttatacaaaaatcgcaaattgtataaaatgcatttgtgtttgtataaagcgaga
Proteins encoded in this window:
- the LOC125865484 gene encoding F-box/kelch-repeat protein At1g16250-like → MKNNTMSSISSHDSQNDINCYRVYVSFCGKNCSTDPNDNMSNWISCYYPSTNSWNTYVTSIPGLLENHVLKDFAMMVIGEEIFVIGGRQCYKDVIGSSETNNVHEIDIEILPSVLKYNVGKDCWTKCAPLETPRFNFACMTSKEGKIYVAGGQTTFDGAKGTSLAEVYDPIQDEWKQLPNMSTTRYKCVGVSWQEKFYVIGGFARRENTGTHQGPYIMERSSAEVYDPERDTWDYMARMWDLDVPPNQIVNIDGKLYSSGDCLNTWKGHIESYDGKHNLWYIVDGSSSPISILDDTQYNWPNLERMFCTMAPIGTKLYFLAGYRNMLGDNYISRTRSEVHVFETTTNGNGWRSLIEPLEEQGEKELCSHSCFMKLDT